The genomic region GGAGCCGCCTCAAGGTGGCGGCGCGGCGCCCGACGAGCCGGAAACGCGCGAGACACCTCCGTGCGGCCACTGCATCTGGCGCTGCCCGCACGCGCCCCCCGGCTGCGGCACGGCAAACGGGGACGCTGGGCCGGAAGCGACGAGCTCGGACCCACCCGTCGGCGGAACGGCTCCGCAGGGCATCACGGGAAGTGACGGGGCGCAGCTTGGCGGCGGATCGGTACCGCCACGGGCCATTGGGCGACAAACTGCGTGAGTGTGGAGCTCTCGATGCGCGGCCCGTGTTTGACCTGCGTCACCCTGGGGGTATTCTCTCCGGCTCGATTGGCCAGCCGTATGCCCCGTATGGCAGACTACCGGGGTTGCTCGGTTGAGTGCCGATGCTGCGCGCCTCCCGCCGGGAGGACCGGAAGCGAGTCCCACAGTACTCGTCGCTCCAACTGCCGTAAGGCAGCGCTGGGGCGGACGTACGGGAATCTTCCGGGAAGTGTCAGCGGGGTACCGACCAGGCGCCCGGTGGCTACGCATCCGCTCATTCGATGCAGTCGGCCCCCGGTCCAGCGGTTGTCTTTTGGGCTCAGCCGCGTCCCTCGGCAGGGAAATCCACTCGTGGATATCTCTGTCAGCAGGAGCGCGACACGCCCGACCGCGTGGGTCGGAGGTGAGGGACGCGGAACCCCGGGTCGCAGAGCGTTAAACGAGACTAAGGACTACTGAGTAGCCATGGCGGGACAGAAGATCCGCATCCGGCTCAAGGCCTACGACCACGAGGTCATCGACAGCTCGGCGAAGAAGATCGTCGAGACGGTGACGCGAACTGGTGCGTCGGTCGCGGGCCCGGTGCCGCTGCCCACTGAGAAGAACGTGTACTGCGTCATCAAGTCGCCGCACAAGTACAAGGACTCGCGCGAGCACTTCGAGATGCGCACGCACAAGCGCCTGATCGACATCCTCGACCCGACGCCCAAGACCGTTGACTCCCTGATGCGACTCGACCTCCCGGCCGGTGTCGACATCGAGATCAAGCTCTAGGGGCCGGTGATCTGAGAATGGCTAAGCAGATCAAGGGCATCCTGGGCGAGAAGCTCGGCATGACGCAGGTGTGGGACGAGAACAACCGTGTTGTTCCCGTGACGGTCGTCAAGGCCAGCCCCAACGTCGTCACCCAGGTCCGTACGAACGACGCCGACGGCTACGAGTCGGTCCAGATCGCCTTCGGCGAGATCGACCCTCGCAAGGTGAACAAGCCCCTCAAGGGTCACTTCGCCAAGGCCGACGTCACCCCCCGCCGCCACCTCGTCGAGATCCGCACCGCGGACGCCTCCGAGTACACGCTGGGTCAGGAGATCTCCGCCGAGGTCTTCGAGGCCGGCGTCAAGGTGGACGTGACCGGCAAGAGCAAGGGCAAGGGCTTCGCCGGTGTCATGAAGCGTCACAACTTCAAGGGCCTCGGCGCCGGTCACGGCACCCAGCGCAAGCACCGCTCTCCCGGCTCCATCGGTGGCTGCGCCACCCCGGGCCGCGTGTTCAAGGGCCTCCGCATGGCGGGTCGCATGGGCAACGAGCGGGTCACCACCCAGAACCTGACCGTCCACGCCGTTGACGCGGAGAAGGGTCTGCTGCTCATCAAGGGCGCGGTTCCCGGTCCGAACGGCGGCCTCGTCCTGGTCCGCACCGCGGCCAAGGGGGCCTGAGGTAACGATGAGCACTGTTGACATCCTTTCGCCGGCAGGCGACAAGACCGGGACGGTCGAGCTCCCCGCGGAGATCTTCGACGTCGAGAAGATCAGCATTCCGCTGATCCACCAGGTCGTCGTCGCCCAGCTGGCCGCTGCCCGCCAGGGCACGCACAAGACCAAGACCCGTGGCGAGGTTCGCGGTGGCGGCAAGAAGCCGTACCGCCAGAAGGGCACCGGCCGCGCCCGTCAGGGCTCGACCCGCGCGCCCCAGTTCGCCGGTGGTGGCGTCGTGCACGGTCCCGTGCCGCGTGACTACTCGCAGCGGACCCCGAAGAAGATGAAGGCCGCGGCCCTGCGCCACGCCCTCACCGACCGGGCCCGCAACGCTCGTATCCACGTCGTCACCGGCGTGGTCGACGGCGAGATCTCCACGAAGGCCGCGAAGTCCCTGCTGGGCAAGATCAGCGAGCGCAAGAACGTGCTCCTGGTCATCTCCCGCGAGGACGAGCAGGGCCTGCTCTCCGCCCGCAACCTGCCCCAGGTGCACATCCTGGACCCGGGCCAGCTGAACACGTACGACGTTCTCGTCTCGGACGACGTGGTCTTCACCCAGGCCGCCTTCGAGTCCTTCGTGTCCGGTGCGCCCTCCGCAGAGCGGAACGCCGACACCGAAGGGAGCGAAGCCTGATGGCTACGCGTCACCCGAGCATCGCCTCGAAGGCCGCCAAGGCCAAGAAGGTCGCGCGCGTCGCCAAGGC from Streptomyces sp. NBC_00878 harbors:
- the rpsJ gene encoding 30S ribosomal protein S10; translation: MAGQKIRIRLKAYDHEVIDSSAKKIVETVTRTGASVAGPVPLPTEKNVYCVIKSPHKYKDSREHFEMRTHKRLIDILDPTPKTVDSLMRLDLPAGVDIEIKL
- the rplC gene encoding 50S ribosomal protein L3, yielding MAKQIKGILGEKLGMTQVWDENNRVVPVTVVKASPNVVTQVRTNDADGYESVQIAFGEIDPRKVNKPLKGHFAKADVTPRRHLVEIRTADASEYTLGQEISAEVFEAGVKVDVTGKSKGKGFAGVMKRHNFKGLGAGHGTQRKHRSPGSIGGCATPGRVFKGLRMAGRMGNERVTTQNLTVHAVDAEKGLLLIKGAVPGPNGGLVLVRTAAKGA
- the rplD gene encoding 50S ribosomal protein L4; translated protein: MSTVDILSPAGDKTGTVELPAEIFDVEKISIPLIHQVVVAQLAAARQGTHKTKTRGEVRGGGKKPYRQKGTGRARQGSTRAPQFAGGGVVHGPVPRDYSQRTPKKMKAAALRHALTDRARNARIHVVTGVVDGEISTKAAKSLLGKISERKNVLLVISREDEQGLLSARNLPQVHILDPGQLNTYDVLVSDDVVFTQAAFESFVSGAPSAERNADTEGSEA